One Lytechinus variegatus isolate NC3 chromosome 11, Lvar_3.0, whole genome shotgun sequence DNA segment encodes these proteins:
- the LOC121424142 gene encoding E3 ubiquitin-protein ligase Rnf220-like → MAENPQRRSMRKIMNQSRASSVEENTSGKVADDKNNVDEESLVSTKNTGNKGSRSSTRRRSLEGNQICPVCGITVRPSEVEQHFRYEVEQIDHIVRRGRVLRDAQSAYISSKVQERDDRNGKKAMKKRKRKRTRDDSDSEESSSSSSDSESSVGIDNNLVLLEVRANRHARERKKQLLENPECNPDTMLCPVCFIPLIGSEVDRNRHVENCLTGCPSGAPATNSAGDDALDVDGEGLGEDAGGGGSGLEEEEETAGDDPYEVYEWMGETRLRTVSLVPGGYQGLGYQINSSRKSQAANDEDDIDLDVDGDETEQFGPQQYTEDDVIARCPSRSSQDTGDVGYEDHVSDNLLIEACLGAECNGDTGKESETKHTVTKHVGLPSKGIQVVVESLKARVKELEEESSDGRGRLKCQICMGTYNTPLVSIQCWHVHCEDCWLKTLASKKLCPQCQMITAPSQLRKVFL, encoded by the exons ATGGCCGAAAATCCTCAGCGCCGCAGCATGCGAAAAATAATGAACCAATCCAGAGCTTCAAGCGTGGAAGAAAACACGAGTGGAAAGGTTGCCGATGATAAAAACAACGTAGATGAGGAATCCTTAGTTTCTACTAAAAATACTGGTAACAAGGGCAGCCGATCTTCAACTAGAAGGCGCTCACTTGAAGGAAACCAAATCTGCCCAGTGTGTGGAATCACAGTAAGACCTTCAGAAGTAGAGCAGCATTTCCGCTACGAAGTGGAGCAGATAGACCACATTGTCAGGCGTGGAAGAGTCTTGAGGGATGCACAATCTGCTTACATTTCATCCAAAGTGCAAGAGAGGGACGATAGAAATGGGAAGAAAGCGATGAAGAAACGCAAGCGTAAGAGAACAAGAGATGATAGCGACAGCGAAGAGTCGTCTTCAAGCAGTAGTGACAGTGAGAGTAGCGTGGGGATTGATAACAACCTAGTATTGCTTGAAGTAAGAGCTAACAGGCATGCAAGGGAGAGGAAGAAACAACTGCTTGAAAATCCAGAGTGCAATCCAGATACCATGCTATGCCCAGTATGCTTTATTCCTCTCATTG GGTCGGAAGTGGACAGAAATCGCCATGTGGAGAACTGCCTGACGGGATGCCCTTCAGGAGCCCCTGCCACCAACTCAGCGGGAGACGATGCCCTGGATGTAGATGGAGAGGGTCTAGGAGAGGATGCAGGAGGAGGTGGTAGTGGAttagaagaggaggaagagacTGCTGGAGACGATCCTTATGAAGTCTATGAATGGATGGGAGAGACGAGGCTTAGAACTGTCAGTCTTGTACCAGGGGGATATCAAG GTCTAGGATATCAAATCAACTCATCACGGAAGTCCCAAGCTGCGAATGATGAAGACGACATTGATCtcgatgttgatggtgatgaaacGGAGCAGTTTGGTCCACAGCAATACACAGAAGATGATGTCATCGCACGGTGTCCGTCCCGATCATCTCAAGACACTGGCGATGTCGGCTATGAGGATCATGTCAGTGACAATCTCCTTATTGAAGCATGCTTAGGTGCGGAGTGCAACGGTGACACTGGGAAAGAATCAGAGACTAAACACACTGTGACCAAACATGTTGGTCTTCCTTCCAAAGGCATCCAGGTGGTGGTGGAGAGTCTGAAGGCTCGCGTGAAGGAGTTGGAAGAGGAGAGCAGCGATGGCAGAGGAAGGTTAAAATGTCAGATCTGTATGGGGACATACAATACACCATTGGTATCAATCCAGTGTTGGCATGTTCATTGTGAAGACTGCTGGCTGAAGACCTTG GCTTCCAAGAAACTTTGCCCTCAGTGTCAGATGATCACAGCGCCCTCACAGCTCCGCAAAGTGTTCTTATGA